The Carnobacterium divergens genome includes a window with the following:
- the rsmG gene encoding 16S rRNA (guanine(527)-N(7))-methyltransferase RsmG: MNPEEFKEALQEKGIPLTEKQMNQFKQYLVLLQEWNEKINLTAITEEEEVYLKHFYDSILAGVYVDFNNGVQSLCDVGAGAGFPSIPLKIVFPKLSVTIVDSLNKRIQFLNTLATELELEDVHFYHDRAETFGQNKQFRESFDFVTARAVARMSVLSELCLPLVKKGGLFIALKASNSHAEMQEGERALSLLGGKVREDIICELPRDAGERHIILIDKKKETPKAYPRKPGTPNRKPL; this comes from the coding sequence TAACTGAAAAACAAATGAACCAATTTAAACAATATCTGGTCCTTCTCCAAGAATGGAATGAGAAGATCAATTTAACAGCGATTACTGAAGAAGAAGAAGTGTACTTAAAGCATTTCTATGATTCGATTCTAGCTGGCGTGTATGTGGATTTTAATAACGGGGTCCAAAGCTTATGTGATGTAGGTGCTGGTGCTGGGTTTCCAAGCATCCCCCTAAAAATTGTCTTCCCAAAATTATCGGTGACAATTGTTGATTCATTAAATAAACGTATTCAATTTTTAAATACATTAGCAACTGAATTAGAATTAGAAGATGTGCATTTCTATCATGATCGAGCAGAAACTTTTGGTCAAAATAAACAGTTCCGTGAATCCTTTGATTTTGTAACAGCTAGAGCCGTTGCAAGGATGAGCGTCTTGTCTGAATTGTGCTTGCCATTAGTTAAAAAAGGCGGTTTATTTATCGCTTTGAAAGCTAGTAACAGCCACGCAGAAATGCAAGAAGGCGAACGAGCACTGTCATTATTAGGCGGAAAAGTTCGAGAAGATATTATTTGTGAATTGCCAAGAGATGCTGGCGAACGCCACATTATTTTGATTGATAAAAAGAAAGAAACACCAAAGGCGTATCCAAGAAAACCAGGAACACCTAACCGAAAACCTCTTTAA
- a CDS encoding ParA family protein: MARIISVANQKGGVGKTTTTVNLGACLAYNGKKILLIDIDAQGNATSGLGVRKADVEKDIYDILVNETPIEDVVMPTSRENLWIVPATIQLAGAEIELTTQMARESRLKQAIQKVKDQYDYILIDCPPSLGHLTINAFTASDSILIPVQCEYYALEGLSQLLNTVRLVQKHFNPDLKIEGVLLTMLDARTNLGYEVVDEVKKYFRERVYKTIVPRNIRLSEAPSHGLSIIDYDPRSRGAEVYLELAKEVLANGE, translated from the coding sequence ATGGCACGAATTATATCAGTTGCAAATCAAAAAGGTGGCGTTGGCAAAACGACGACTACTGTAAATTTAGGTGCATGTTTAGCTTATAACGGCAAAAAAATCTTATTGATTGATATAGATGCACAAGGAAATGCTACCAGTGGCTTAGGAGTCCGAAAAGCGGATGTTGAAAAAGATATCTATGACATCTTAGTCAACGAGACGCCCATCGAAGACGTTGTGATGCCGACATCAAGAGAAAATCTATGGATCGTGCCGGCAACCATTCAATTAGCAGGAGCAGAAATTGAACTAACGACTCAAATGGCAAGAGAATCACGATTGAAGCAAGCGATTCAAAAGGTTAAAGATCAATACGATTATATTTTAATTGATTGCCCACCTTCACTTGGTCATTTAACCATTAATGCATTTACAGCCAGCGATTCAATTCTGATCCCTGTTCAATGTGAATATTACGCATTAGAAGGATTAAGCCAACTTTTAAACACAGTCCGACTTGTCCAAAAACATTTCAATCCCGATTTGAAAATTGAAGGCGTGTTATTAACGATGCTGGATGCTAGAACAAATCTAGGCTATGAAGTCGTTGATGAAGTGAAAAAATATTTCCGCGAGCGCGTGTATAAAACAATTGTGCCACGTAATATCCGTTTATCAGAAGCACCAAGTCATGGCTTATCGATCATTGATTACGATCCACGTTCAAGAGGAGCAGAGGTTTACCTAGAATTGGCAAAGGAAGTGTTAGCAAATGGCGAATAA
- the noc gene encoding nucleoid occlusion protein: MALSDLFGSGKAKKKTEKRDEVVPEVALETIESEEAQQQLVQKLPVARIVPNRFQPRKIFNEEKLQELSRTIHIHGLIQPIVVREYAPGEYEIIAGERRFRAMQILEWEEVPAIIQEMTDPETASVALIENLQREELTSIEEAKAYQGLIELNEITQEALAQRIGKSQSFVANKLRLLKLSTPVQQALLTKEISERHGRSLLALNEEEQKEVVATIISEKLTVKETEALVKSIKADKEEKTPAKPKKRKKGISKDIRLALNTIKKSITMVNDTGIKMKTEEEDLEDVYRITIEIPKKKDK, translated from the coding sequence ATGGCATTGTCGGATTTATTTGGTTCAGGAAAAGCAAAAAAGAAAACTGAAAAACGTGATGAAGTTGTGCCGGAAGTAGCCCTAGAAACTATTGAAAGCGAAGAGGCGCAGCAACAACTTGTTCAAAAACTACCCGTTGCACGTATTGTTCCAAATCGTTTTCAACCAAGAAAGATTTTTAATGAAGAAAAGCTGCAAGAATTGTCCAGAACGATTCATATTCATGGCTTAATTCAACCCATCGTTGTACGAGAGTATGCACCGGGAGAATACGAGATTATTGCTGGGGAACGACGTTTTAGAGCGATGCAAATTTTAGAGTGGGAAGAAGTTCCTGCGATTATCCAAGAAATGACCGATCCAGAAACAGCATCCGTTGCTTTGATTGAAAATCTGCAACGTGAAGAGTTGACATCAATTGAAGAAGCAAAAGCCTACCAAGGTCTGATTGAATTAAATGAAATTACCCAAGAAGCCTTAGCCCAACGTATTGGAAAAAGTCAGTCATTTGTTGCTAATAAGCTACGCTTGTTAAAGCTCTCAACACCTGTTCAACAAGCACTTTTAACAAAAGAAATTTCAGAACGACATGGCCGTAGCCTACTTGCTTTAAACGAAGAAGAGCAAAAAGAAGTTGTTGCTACAATAATTTCAGAAAAATTAACGGTAAAAGAAACGGAAGCCTTAGTTAAAAGTATAAAAGCTGACAAAGAAGAAAAAACACCCGCGAAGCCAAAAAAACGTAAAAAAGGCATTTCAAAAGACATTCGCCTTGCGTTAAATACAATTAAAAAATCAATCACTATGGTGAATGACACAGGAATTAAAATGAAGACAGAAGAAGAAGATTTAGAAGATGTCTATCGAATCACAATTGAAATTCCAAAAAAGAAAGATAAATAA